The following proteins are encoded in a genomic region of Pyricularia oryzae 70-15 chromosome 6, whole genome shotgun sequence:
- a CDS encoding glycosyl hydrolase, whose translation MAKMSASGGTLSFTPKADSYFYESFSCRKTTADGYNAISFVAQAPAAGSSMTIEIQTNPSCDAGTTYKSAYYGLTGIGTTQKTFTVPLSSFVGTEAPKLDFVSTFAFSVFSSTKEGWKLSNIQLVCNPSSVPSSSVAPTPATSTTAGASTVSPTSTRAPTAQSTSAVATTATSSTSAAQPSAGTCKTQVIDDWQSQSRLTFLYYNAMLKPSSDEGSMNSIVVGTNNRVTLNPKDKSSYFYSQTGCTNAKGIYGGISLKIKASSGAKFAVQLASVKSCDSSDQAGSGYRSTTELGWTFDGSEKLYHIDFAKFPEVDFTKLNTVLFAELPGTVVLGPMAFYCGSQVAEYSVPKYTYPAVPSATVAAPNGPAQATMVIDTFSNKNTNNQGGWHGGDDAMKLVWGTNKLTITSTDADYAFYSNLGTTCKDITSFDGGYLHIQYSGSTKFTIALQQHNSNCDETIAPFPETWDSIEAARYASNGHIYIPMSHFNIERKRALAVALKGFYSSDPVTLSKIEIVNKVPSGFKIPSKLATGNLVFACKRPNSFAFAIDDGAPNLAPQVMDIIRDEGIKVTFFTVGAPLEDPGTNLSTIYRDMVSQGHQLALHSYTHPKMEGLPSNDAIDWEYAEDIQAVKDQFNGYTSKYFRPPFGNEGARMRQRLVANTGSDSAYIVNWSVDVEDWLWAESSTPEKQLDAFKRDVAKGGNLVVLHYLYPSTVSYLRQFIQLAKATGKNLMRVDQCMEDPNAPPL comes from the coding sequence GCCGGGACTACCTACAAGAGCGCTTACTATGGCCTGACCGGGATTGGTACCACGCAGAAGACCTTCACCGTGCCTCTGAGCTCTTTTGTCGGCACTGAAGCGCCGAAGCTCGACTTTGTCTCGACTTTTGCCTTCAGCGTCTTCTCTTCAACCAAGGAAGGATGGAAGCTGAGCAATATCCAGCTTGTGTGCAACCCTTCAAGTGTACCGTCATCCTCGGTTGCGCCAACGCCGGCCACCTCGACGACCGCCGGGGCCAGCACAGTCTCTCCCACTTCCACTCGTGCTCCTACGGCCCAGTCCACCTCTGCTGTAGCCACCACCGCGACCTCGTCGACCTCGGCAGCCCAGCCTTCGGCCGGCACATGCAAGACACAGGTTATTGACGACTGGCAGTCACAGTCGCGCCTGACCTTCCTGTACTACAACGCCATGTTGAAGCCATCCAGCGACGAGGGCTCCATGAACTCCATTGTGGTCGGAACCAATAACAGAGTCACACTGAACCCCAAGGACAAGTCCTCGTACTTCTACAGCCAGACTGGCTGCACCAATGCCAAGGGTATCTATGGCGGCATCTCGTTGAAGATTAAGGCATCTTCCGGGGCCAAGTTCGCGGTCCAGCTTGCCTCGGTCAAATCGTGTGACAGCTCCGACCAGGCTGGGTCGGGATACAGGAGCACCACCGAACTCGGCTGGACATTTGACGGCTCCGAGAAGCTTTACCATATCGACTTTGCCAAGTTCCCCGAGGTTGACTTCACCAAGCTCAACACGGTGCTCTTTGCCGAGCTGCCTGGCACCGTAGTCTTGGGCCCCATGGCCTTCTACTGCGGCAGCCAAGTGGCCGAGTACAGCGTTCCCAAGTACACTTACCCCGCCGTGCCCTCGGCGACAGTCGCTGCCCCTAACGGCCCGGCCCAGGCAACCATGGTGATCGATACGTTTTCGAACAAGAACACGAACAACCAGGGCGGATGGcacggcggcgacgatgcTATGAAGCTCGTCTGGGGAACCAACAAGCTGACCATCACATCCACGGATGCCGACTACGCCTTCTACAGCAACCTGGGAACAACCTGCAAGGACATTACCAGCTTCGACGGCGGCTACCTCCACATCCAGTACAGCGGCAGCACCAAGTTCACCATCGCCCTTCAGCAACATAACTCCAACTGCGATGAGACCATTGCGCCCTTCCCCGAGACCTGGGACTCGATCGAGGCTGCACGTTATGCTAGCAACGGTCACATCTACATCCCAATGTCACACTTCAACATTGAGCGCAAGCGCGCCCTCGCCGTGGCCCTCAAGGGGTTCTACTCGAGCGACCCCGTCACTCTGTCCAAGATTGAGATCGTCAACAAGGTCCCCAGCGGCTTCAAGATCCCCAGCAAGCTGGCGACGGGCAACCTCGTCTTTGCCTGCAAGCGACCCAACTCGTTCGCGTTTGCCATTGACGACGGCGCCCCGAACCTGGCGCCGCAGGTCATGGACATCATCCGCGACGAGGGCATCAAGGTAACCTTCTTCACTGTGGGCGCGCCGCTCGAGGACCCCGGAACCAACCTGAGCACCATCTACCGCGACATGGTTTCGCAGGGCCACCAGCTGGCGCTGCACTCGTACACGCATCCCAAGATGGAGGGCCTGCCCAGCAACGACGCCATCGACTGGGAGTACGCCGAGGACATCCAGGCCGTCAAGGACCAGTTCAACGGCTACACCAGCAAGTACTTCCGCCCACCTTTCGGGAACGAGGGTGCCCGCATGAGGCAGCGCCTGGTGGCCAACACGGGGTCCGACAGCGCCTACATTGTCAACTGGAGCGTCGACGTCGAGGATTGGCTCTGGGCCGAGTCCTCGACGCCCGAGAAGCAGCTCGACGCCTTCAAGCGCGACGTCGCCAAGGGTGGAAACCTGGTCGTGCTGCACTATCTCTACCCCAGCACCGTCAGCTACCTGAGGCAGTTCATCCAGCTGGCAAAGGCCACCGGCAAGAACCTCATGCGGGTCGACCAGTGCATGGAGGACCCCAACGCACCTCCTTTGTAA